The genomic window CTGCGTGCGCAATGCCGATAACCTGTTGAACAAAGGTGCCTTGCGGAGGCCGACAGGTTGTTTGGTGTGTACGGAACGCATTGGCAAGGTTTTTGCTTCTTGCCTCTCATGTTTCATACATGGCGCATTGGCAAGAATGCTGATCGTCTATTGAACGACGGCACTTATTCCATTCAACCTGATCCACTTGGAGCTTTCAGATGCAACTGACCAAACACGTGATTTGTCGCTTGACAGCCGCTGCCGTCACGCTGTGCCTGATGTCAGCGTCCGCATGCGCACTCGACCTGTCCAAGCCTGAGGACGCGTACAAAGCCTTGCTGCGCGTCGTTGGCAACATCGACGGCAAGCCGGTCTTCAAAGACTGGGAGGCCACAATTTTTGTCGTCCTGCCGGGTGAGAAGGCCAAACCGATCATGCGTATGCAGGGCTACAACGCCGGCCGAATGATTGCCAAGGTCGACGGCAGCTACGAATGGGTGACTCGCGAAGTGTCTTACTATCAGGACCTGAAAACCGGTGAAATTATCGAACGCTGGGCCAACCCCTTCAATAGCAAGAAGGTCTGCGTCGTCCAGGTGGCCAACGACCCCGTCAGCAACAAGTTTCCGCCACCATCCAAAGACAGCCCAAGTCCGTTCAACGTGACCGGCGAGATCGCGTCGTTGCGCTGGGATGTGCCACTAGCCTACCCGAACGCACTGCCGCCAGCGGATCACCCCGATGAATCGACCGGACCGACCTATCTGGCGTCCGAGCATTTCATCTTCTTTGCCAACACCGCGGACCTGACCTCGGATACACAACGGTCGACACCCACCCACTTCTCCTGGTTTCGCACTGGTCCTTGGTTGCCTTGGATGAAATTGGGCCAAGCGCCTGGCTACCTGATCTACAGTGGTCAAGGCCGCAAATACGATAACTTCAATCAACTACCGGCGAAGGTCAAGGACTACACGCTAAAGAACTTTCCGGCCTACGTTACTGCGCCGGACAGCTTCTACCAGCCCAACGAAACGAGCTGGACTTATTACGCCAAGCTGAAGAAGGCCGGTAAGCTACCGAATCATTGCGAGTGAACGCACCGCAGCGGCAATTGCTGTTTTGAATTGACCAACGCGGCCGGTGGATTCACCGATTTTTTTCATTTGGAAGGAATGAGGCTATGGCCAGCATTACATCTATAAAGCAATGGGACGTCGAGGTCGATGTCCTGATCCTTGGCTTCGGTCTCGCCGGCGCTAGTGCCGCGATTGAGGCACTCGATACCGACCCCAAAGCGAAAGTTTTGATCTGTGAAAAAATGCCCGAGAAGTTCGCTGGTGGAAATACCCGCGCTTCGGGGCAATCACTCTTGATCAACAA from Betaproteobacteria bacterium includes these protein-coding regions:
- a CDS encoding DUF1838 family protein: MQLTKHVICRLTAAAVTLCLMSASACALDLSKPEDAYKALLRVVGNIDGKPVFKDWEATIFVVLPGEKAKPIMRMQGYNAGRMIAKVDGSYEWVTREVSYYQDLKTGEIIERWANPFNSKKVCVVQVANDPVSNKFPPPSKDSPSPFNVTGEIASLRWDVPLAYPNALPPADHPDESTGPTYLASEHFIFFANTADLTSDTQRSTPTHFSWFRTGPWLPWMKLGQAPGYLIYSGQGRKYDNFNQLPAKVKDYTLKNFPAYVTAPDSFYQPNETSWTYYAKLKKAGKLPNHCE